From the genome of Procambarus clarkii isolate CNS0578487 chromosome 83, FALCON_Pclarkii_2.0, whole genome shotgun sequence, one region includes:
- the LOC123768655 gene encoding myb/SANT-like DNA-binding domain-containing protein 3, protein MWESLTLLQEVYKDCTLKSDHVLKSASVEALTTVVSARMLEGVGMPLVYSTGGAAGREQRRPMWTQHEKAVLRLLMRQYAGVTEFDPPDVHKHPIRNEMWRLLTARYNAHPHVRSRDTKQLRKAWENLKYRARKLGSENQRSSRQQNNSTESSWPLDGVTLPGPPSPPRNTTPMAREAGEVGDWRESEEESHRNLDDMDEVEKNVKNEVDDDALQSQESLDHTSHLSDRGPAVLSLHPLVSSLLSGGLGSLTTTLPFLASPPGSQLATGLLLPHAVSAFSTADSELCQTILRSSMDPASIISTSPTTATSALTTTATTSGTCISTSGASVAMNGVSQEIFNPSPNSTSTSSIAADKNIRSDSPMEPQLAQDRLHQRLAGIETSIRHTEEQHQAQLQLLRLQMAQSVAEHEAKMRVLGAQLEYWQRRLRVQHRVSNTLSVITQNDPDFEDEPPA, encoded by the coding sequence ATGTGGGAGTCGTTGACTCTACTGCAGGAAGTGTACAAAGATTGTACTCTTAAAAGTGATCATGTCTTGAAAAGCGCGAGTGTTGAGGCCCTGACTACGGTGGTGAGCGCGAGGATGTTAGAGGGGGTCGGGATGCCTCTAGTGTACAGTACAGGCGGGGCAGCTGGTCGCGAGCAGAGACGTCCCATGTGGACACAGCATGAAAAGGCGGTGCTACGGCTTCTCATGCGGCAGTACGCTGGCGTTACCGAGTTCGACCCCCCAGACGTCCACAAACACCCCATCAGAAATGAGATGTGGCGACTTCTGACAGCTAGGTACAATGCTCATCCACACGTCAGGTCCCGCGACACAAAACAGCTGAGGAAAGCTTGGGAGAACTTGAAGTACCGCGCCCGCAAGTTGGGCTCAGAGAACCAGAGAAGCTCAAGGCAGCAGAATAATAGTACCGAATCAAGTTGGCCACTAGATGGGGTGACGCTTCCCgggcctccctctccccctcgcaACACAACACCCATGGCTAGGGAGGCCGGGGAGGTGGGCGACTGGCGGGAATCTGAGGAAGAATCACACAGAAATCTTGATGACATGGATGAAGTTGAGAAGAACGTTAAGAATGAGGTCGACGACGATGCTCTACAGTCTCAGGAAAGTCTGGATCACACTTCCCATCTCTCTGATAGGGGACCAGCCGTGCTAAGCCTTCACCCACTAGTATCGTCCCTGTTAAGTGGGGGTTTAGGGTCATTAACTACTACTCTGCCATTTTTAGCATCCCCTCCAGGTTCTCAGCTGGCAACTGGACTCCTTCTTCCACACGCCGTGTCAGCGTTTTCGACGGCCGACTCCGAGCTTTGTCAAACGATTCTGAGGTCTTCCATGGATCCTGCTTCCATTATTTCCACCTCACCAACGACAGCTACCTCCGCCctgaccaccaccgccactacctCAGGCACATGCATCTCTACCTCAGGGGCGTCCGTCGCTATGAATGGTGTATCTCAGGAAATATTTAACCCATCCCCAAACAGCACATCCACTTCCTCGATCGCCGCAGACAAGAACATAAGATCAGACTCGCCGATGGAGCCACAGCTAGCGCAAGATCGCCTGCATCAGCGTCTAGCCGGAATCGAAACTTCTATTCGACACACAGAGGAGCAGCACCAGGCTCAGCTGCAGCTGCTGAGGCTACAGATGGCGCAGTCAGTGGCGGAGCATGAGGCCAAAATGAGAGTTCTTGGGGCGCAGTTGGAGTACTGGCAGAGACGTCTTCGTGTGCAGCACCGCGTCTCCAACACGCTCTCAGTTATCACCCAGAACGATCCTGACTTCGAAGATGAGCCACCAGCTTGA